CATCCCGACGCCATTCTGCTGTTCCGCGTGGGCGATTTCTACGAGACCTTCGGCGACGACGCGATCAAGGCCAGCGGCATTCTGGGCATCACGCTCACGCGCCGCGCCAACGGATCGGCGACGTACGTCGAACTGGCGGGATTTCCCTACCATGCCATCGACACCTACCTGCCGAAGCTGGTGCGGGCGGGCGAGCGCGTGGCCATCTGCGAGCAGCTGGAGGACCCCAAGCTGGTGAAGGGACTCGTCAAGCGCGGCGTGATCGAACTGGTGACTCCGGGCATCGTGCTGGGCGACAACATCCTGGCCAACAAGGAGAACAACTTCATCGCGTCGGTCTATTTCGGCCGGCAGACGACGGGCGTGGCTTTTCTGGACATCTCCACGGGCGAGTTCTATGTGGCCGAGGGAGCGGACAGCTATGTCGACAAGCTGATCTCGAACCTCCAGCCCAAGGAGGTCGTCTACCAGCGCGGCTACGAGGACCGTTTTTCCGGTTCGTTCGGGTCGAAACTCTACACCTACCGTCTCGACGAGTGGGTCTTTTCGGAGGACGTCAACCGCGAGAAACTCTGCAAGCAGTTCGGGACCAAATCCCTCAAGGGCTTCGGCGTGGACCACTTCACCAGCGGCATTTCGGCCGCCGGGGCCATTCTCTACTACCTCGAATTCACCGAGCACCGCGAAACGGGCCATATCGCCTCCATTGCGCGTATCGACCAGGACGACTACGTGTGGGTCGACAAGTTCACGATCCGCAACCTCGAACTCTTTTCGTCGAACGGCGCGCGCGAGAAGTGCAGTTTCGCCGACGTGATCGACCGCACGCTGACGCCGATGGGCGGCCGCCTGCTGAAACGCTGGATCGCCATGCCGATCAAGGACCCCGCGAAGATCAACGAGCGCCTCGATGTGGTGGAACGGCTGATCAAAGACGCCGATCTGGCGGATGTCATCCGCGAGCAGGTGTCGCTGGTGGGCGATCTGGAGCGTATCGCGGGGCGTATCGCCGCCCAGAGGGTCACGCCCCGCGAACTGGTGCAGCTCAAGAACTCGCTCGGAGCCATCGAGACGCTCAAGGCTGCGCTGGAGTCCACCGACGACGACCGCCTGCATGCGCTGGCAGAGCAGATCGACCCTCTGGCGGAGGTTCGCGAGCGTATCGCCCGCGAAATCTACCCCGACCCGCAGAACAACCAGATACAGAAGGGCGGCGTGATCGCCGACGGCGTCGATCCCGAACTGGACGACCTGCGCCGCATCGCGCTCCACGGCAAGGACTACCTCGCGCGCATCCAGCAGCGCGAGAGCGAGGCCACGGGCATCCCGTCGCTCAAGATCAGCTACAACAACGTTTTCGGCTACTATATCGAGGTCCGCAACGCCCACAAGGACAAGGTCCCCGAGACGTGGATACGCAAGCAGACCCTCGCCAACGCCGAGCGTTACATTACGGGCGAACTGAAAGAGTACGAGGAGAAGATTCTCGGCGCCGAGGAGAAGATGCTCATCCTGGAGCAGCGCATCTACGCCGGGATCATGGCCTATATCTGCGGTTCGCTGGCGCCGATGCTGCGCGACGCCGCCGCGGTGGCGCGCATCGACTGCCTCCAGTCCTTCGCACGCATCGCCTGCGAACGCCGCTACGTGCGTCCCGTGCTGGACGACGGCAAGCGCATCGACATCCGTCAGGGCCGCCACCCGGTGATCGAGACGCTGATGCCCGTGGGGGAGGAGTACATCCCCAACGACGTGATGCTCGACGACAAGCAGCAGCAGATTATGATGATCACCGGACCCAACATGTCGGGTAAGTCGGCGCTGCTGCGCCAGACCGCGCTGATCATCCTGATGGCCCAGATGGGTTCGTACGTACCCGCGAAGTCGGCCCATATCGGCTATGTGGACAAGATTTTCACGCGCGTCGGGGCTTCGGACAACATTTCGCAGGGCGAGTCGACCTTCATGGTCGAGATGCTCGAATCGGCCAGCATCCTCAATAACATTTCGGACCGCAGCATCGTGCTGCTCGACGAAATCGGCCGCGGCACGTCGACCTACGACGGCATTTCGATCGCCTGGGCGATGGTCGAATACCTTCACAACCACCCCTCGGCCCGCGCCAAGACGCTTTTTGCCACGCATTACCACGAGCTGAACGAGATGGAGCAGATGTGCTCCCGGGTGAAGAACTACCACGTCTCGGTCAAGGAGATGGGCAACCAGATCGTCTTCCTGCGCAAGCTCGAGCGCGGCGGCACGGAGCATTCGTTCGGTATCCACGTGGCCCGCATGGCCGGCATGCCGGTGTCGATCGTCTCGCGGGCGGACGAGATTCTGCGCAACCTCGAACTGGTCTACGGCAACAACGAGATCGTGCCGAGCCGCAGCCTCAAGGAGCGGGGCCGCAAATCCGCGGCGCAGGCCGTGAAGGAGGCCGCCGAGAGCGCCGGGCCGCAGAACATGCAGCTGTCGATGTTCCAGCTCGACGATCCCGTGCTGGTGCAGATCCGCGACCAGATCAAGGGCCTCGACATCAACTCGCTGACCCCGATCGAGGCGTTGAACAAACTCAACGAAATCAAGAAGATAACTGGTATCTGATAAAGCGATACTGGAAGTCGAATATACCAAAGCCCCGAACCTCTTTTCGAGAAGTCCGGGGCTTGTGTTATTATTTGATTAGTGTTATTCTAATTATACACGCCTTCTTTTTCTCTTATTATGCCTTTCTCATATTTGTTGGCACGCTTACCTGAATAAATTACAAGTTGACTGAATTTGGGCCTTCCAATCTGAATTTGTCCATCTGAAAAAACATATAGATAGGCGTTCTTCATAGTCTTATTCCATACTGTTTTGCCGTTAGAGTCTGTTACTTTTACTTTAACCCTGTATTTGTCGCTAAAAAGCCATCTGGGCTAATGGATTTGATTGCAACTACTACATCGGTATATACTTCACCTTCTATATCAAGAAAACAAACTTTACGAATTAATTCCGCATTTTGCATTGGTGATGCTTTTTCAGTTTCATCGTTGTTGTTTTGAGCAAAGACAAACCAACCAAATGAAAGCGAGAAAATTAAAAGAACAATAAGTTTTTTCATGGTTTCAGCATTTTAAGGCTACTATTTAGATTCCCTATTTGCTGCTCTGGATCAGCGAACGGATGTTCTGGATCAGCATCGCTACGGCCACCGAGTTGAAGCCGCCTTCGGGAATGATCACGTCGGCGTATTTCTTCGACGGCTCGACGAACTCCTCGTGCATCGGCTTCACCGTCGAGGTGTACTGCGTGATGACCGACTGCATCGTGCGTCCGCGCTCGCAGACGTCGCGCAGGATACGCCGCGCCAGCCGGATGTCGGCGTCGGTGTCGACGTAAACCTTGATGTCCATCAGGTCGCGCAGCTCCTTGTTCTCGAAGATCAGGATGCCGTCGACGATGATCACCTTCGAAGGTTTCACGCTCACGCTCTCCGACGTGCGGTCGTGGTCGACGA
This Alistipes shahii WAL 8301 DNA region includes the following protein-coding sequences:
- the mutS gene encoding DNA mismatch repair protein MutS, which codes for MKQYYSIKAVHPDAILLFRVGDFYETFGDDAIKASGILGITLTRRANGSATYVELAGFPYHAIDTYLPKLVRAGERVAICEQLEDPKLVKGLVKRGVIELVTPGIVLGDNILANKENNFIASVYFGRQTTGVAFLDISTGEFYVAEGADSYVDKLISNLQPKEVVYQRGYEDRFSGSFGSKLYTYRLDEWVFSEDVNREKLCKQFGTKSLKGFGVDHFTSGISAAGAILYYLEFTEHRETGHIASIARIDQDDYVWVDKFTIRNLELFSSNGAREKCSFADVIDRTLTPMGGRLLKRWIAMPIKDPAKINERLDVVERLIKDADLADVIREQVSLVGDLERIAGRIAAQRVTPRELVQLKNSLGAIETLKAALESTDDDRLHALAEQIDPLAEVRERIAREIYPDPQNNQIQKGGVIADGVDPELDDLRRIALHGKDYLARIQQRESEATGIPSLKISYNNVFGYYIEVRNAHKDKVPETWIRKQTLANAERYITGELKEYEEKILGAEEKMLILEQRIYAGIMAYICGSLAPMLRDAAAVARIDCLQSFARIACERRYVRPVLDDGKRIDIRQGRHPVIETLMPVGEEYIPNDVMLDDKQQQIMMITGPNMSGKSALLRQTALIILMAQMGSYVPAKSAHIGYVDKIFTRVGASDNISQGESTFMVEMLESASILNNISDRSIVLLDEIGRGTSTYDGISIAWAMVEYLHNHPSARAKTLFATHYHELNEMEQMCSRVKNYHVSVKEMGNQIVFLRKLERGGTEHSFGIHVARMAGMPVSIVSRADEILRNLELVYGNNEIVPSRSLKERGRKSAAQAVKEAAESAGPQNMQLSMFQLDDPVLVQIRDQIKGLDINSLTPIEALNKLNEIKKITGI
- the udk gene encoding uridine kinase, which gives rise to MNVTVIGVAGGTGSGKSTLVKRLQEAFIGDDVVTLCHDYYYKAHPELTYEERTKLNYDHPQAFDTEMLVEHIKALKNNVPIEHPVYSFVDHDRTSESVSVKPSKVIIVDGILIFENKELRDLMDIKVYVDTDADIRLARRILRDVCERGRTMQSVITQYTSTVKPMHEEFVEPSKKYADVIIPEGGFNSVAVAMLIQNIRSLIQSSK